In Desulfoferula mesophila, the genomic window TACTCTGCGCCGCTAAACCGACGGCGGCGGCTGGCGCAGCCGTCATCCGGGAGAGATCATGGCAGACGAAATCAAACTGGCCGAAAAAGCCCGCGCCGCCGGTTGAGCGGCCAAGATAGGTCCGGGCGACCTGGCCAACATCCTCCAGGGCCTGCCCCTGGAGAGCCATCCCGATCTGTTGGTGGGCCTGGGCACCGCCGACGACGCCGGAGTGTTTCGTCTGACCGACGAGATCGCCCTGATCCAGACCCTGGATTTCTTCACCCCCATCGTCAACGACCCCTACCTGTTTGGCCGCATCGCCGCGGTCAACGCCCTGAGCGACGTCTACGCCATGGGCGGGCGGCCGCTGACCGCCATGAACATCTGCTGCTTTCCGGTCAAGGACCTGCCGGTGGAGACCTTCCGGGAGATACTGCGCGGGGGCATGGACGCGGTGCACGAGGCCGGGGCGGTGTTGGCCGGGGGCCACTCGGTGGAGGACCCGGAGCTCAAATACGGACTCAGCGTGACCGGGGTGGTGCACCCCCAAAAGATCGTGACCAACTCCGGGCTCAAGGCCGGGCAGGCCTTGGTGCTCACCAAGCCC contains:
- the selD gene encoding selenide, water dikinase SelD produces the protein MADEIKLAEKARAAGUAAKIGPGDLANILQGLPLESHPDLLVGLGTADDAGVFRLTDEIALIQTLDFFTPIVNDPYLFGRIAAVNALSDVYAMGGRPLTAMNICCFPVKDLPVETFREILRGGMDAVHEAGAVLAGGHSVEDPELKYGLSVTGVVHPQKIVTNSGLKAGQALVLTKPLGTGVIATALKAGLASPAALEQAVAVMTALNAPAAEVMAACGVSGATDITGFGLMGHALELAQGSGVGVEIEAARVPFIPEAYDMASMGLVPLGSHANKNFCASKVITRGEAQEITLDLLADAQTSGGMLMGLDPDQVERALALLAERGIVGAVVGRTVAENPGTITVVF